A genomic region of Caulobacter sp. NIBR2454 contains the following coding sequences:
- a CDS encoding type IV secretion system protein, with product MNACADAYSGSGLVREVLGGVDCNVRGFSQAGFETLTAPGSLYPTILTSLLTIYVAVLGFRLMFGVGGARLSDAPLIGLKIGAILAVSLSWTTFQTLVFDVGFNAPVQIARLVGGLSSEGLAADPLKGLEYAYEEITLSAAAFGKAAGPNAQALSGGAAQAADGLWRAASLLFLSTVGILCLATVSVGVLSALGPLFIAMFLFDATRGLFTGWVKAMVAATFTPVACWLTITILLVVLEPWLLTLTNQRAEGVLDPDTGRAVNAVVAVFALAQIGMLGVGSVIASGLDIKRLRIGRQDGPRQASVPARPVESLHRAQELARRLPATAAQAATSRVAFNVHRPAEAGTVRMREGAPPPARLGEAPRRTMAPVRPRGPRS from the coding sequence GTGAACGCCTGCGCCGACGCCTATTCCGGCTCCGGCCTCGTGCGCGAGGTGCTGGGCGGGGTGGACTGCAACGTCCGCGGCTTCTCCCAGGCGGGATTCGAGACGCTGACGGCGCCGGGTTCGCTGTATCCGACGATCCTGACCAGCCTGCTGACCATCTATGTGGCCGTGCTTGGCTTTCGGCTGATGTTCGGCGTGGGCGGCGCGCGACTTAGCGATGCGCCCCTGATCGGCCTGAAGATCGGCGCCATTCTGGCGGTCAGTCTCAGCTGGACGACGTTCCAGACCCTGGTGTTCGACGTCGGTTTCAACGCCCCGGTTCAGATCGCCCGGCTGGTCGGCGGCCTGAGCAGCGAGGGGCTGGCCGCCGATCCGCTCAAGGGTCTTGAATACGCCTATGAAGAGATCACCCTCAGCGCCGCGGCCTTCGGCAAGGCGGCCGGCCCGAACGCCCAGGCGCTTAGCGGCGGCGCGGCCCAGGCGGCGGATGGTCTGTGGCGGGCGGCGTCGCTGCTGTTCCTCAGCACCGTCGGTATTCTCTGTCTGGCGACGGTCAGCGTGGGCGTGCTCAGCGCGCTTGGCCCGCTATTCATCGCCATGTTCCTGTTCGACGCCACGCGCGGTCTGTTCACCGGCTGGGTGAAGGCCATGGTCGCCGCGACCTTCACGCCCGTGGCCTGTTGGCTGACCATCACGATCCTACTGGTGGTGCTTGAGCCATGGTTGCTGACCCTGACGAACCAGCGCGCGGAGGGGGTGCTCGATCCTGACACCGGTCGGGCCGTCAATGCGGTGGTCGCCGTCTTCGCCCTGGCCCAGATCGGAATGCTCGGCGTGGGAAGCGTGATCGCCAGCGGTCTTGATATCAAGCGCCTGCGGATCGGCCGGCAAGATGGACCGCGTCAGGCCTCCGTGCCTGCCCGCCCCGTCGAGAGCCTGCATCGCGCTCAGGAGCTGGCGCGCCGTCTGCCAGCCACCGCGGCCCAGGCGGCGACCTCGCGTGTCGCCTTCAACGTCCACCGACCGGCCGAGGCTGGCACCGTCCGGATGCGGGAAGGCGCGCCGCCGCCCGCGCGCCTTGGCGAGGCGCCGCGCCGCACGATGGCTCCCGTCCGACCGAGAGGTCCAAGATCATGA
- a CDS encoding TrbG/VirB9 family P-type conjugative transfer protein, translating into MIRPALVLAVLFVSSTPVFAAVKPSPGMVDPRIRTVAYDPDEVVELSATLGYQLTIEFAADERIENVAVGDSLGWQVTPNRRANLLFLKPLDPNTRTNMSVITNLRRYNFALSARTAKAAGRDVVFGLRFDVPSPAPVFVEPPPAPQPPQAVNSAYSYSGSKLLVPTRVFDDGQATYFEFGPQAEYPAIFTIDEAKQEAVTNVSHRDGFLVVDELAPRFALRRGEEVTWIANGGYRPPATGGVLPQAKKGRP; encoded by the coding sequence ATGATCCGTCCCGCCCTTGTCCTCGCCGTACTGTTCGTCTCGTCCACGCCGGTCTTCGCCGCCGTGAAGCCGTCGCCGGGGATGGTCGATCCGCGCATTCGCACCGTGGCCTATGACCCCGACGAGGTGGTCGAGCTGTCGGCGACCCTCGGCTATCAGCTGACCATCGAGTTCGCCGCTGACGAGCGGATCGAAAACGTGGCCGTCGGCGACAGTCTGGGCTGGCAGGTGACGCCCAACCGGCGCGCCAATCTGTTGTTCCTCAAGCCGCTAGACCCAAACACCCGGACCAACATGTCCGTCATCACCAACCTGAGGCGCTATAACTTCGCCCTGTCGGCGCGGACGGCGAAGGCCGCGGGACGCGACGTGGTGTTTGGCCTGCGCTTCGACGTGCCGAGCCCCGCGCCGGTGTTCGTCGAGCCGCCGCCCGCGCCGCAACCGCCCCAGGCGGTCAACAGCGCCTATAGCTATTCGGGCTCCAAGCTGCTCGTTCCCACCCGCGTCTTCGACGATGGCCAAGCGACCTATTTCGAGTTTGGCCCGCAGGCGGAATATCCGGCGATCTTCACCATCGACGAAGCCAAGCAAGAGGCGGTGACCAACGTCTCCCACCGCGACGGCTTTCTGGTCGTGGACGAGCTGGCCCCGCGCTTCGCCCTGCGGCGGGGCGAGGAGGTTACCTGGATCGCCAATGGCGGCTATCGCCCGCCGGCCACGGGCGGCGTCCTCCCGCAGGCGAAGAAGGGTCGGCCATGA